In Aedes albopictus strain Foshan chromosome 3, AalbF5, whole genome shotgun sequence, the genomic window CATGGGCAATCTACCACATTGTAAGTGTTGTATCGCGTGAAAACCTCGGCCTACTAATGAGTATCAGCACGCGTAGTATTGTGAAATTTATTGACAGTCATTCCCACGTGCACCCTGATAAATTATCCGTATCCATTCATTAGTtgtcattataaaaaaaaactcacatcatccCGTTCGATATCATACAAAAAGTCTCAAACCTATGCGACTAGATCTTAGTAATCATCAGATCGTTATCACATCAACAATCGAGCGTAGAATCAGAGATGGACCCCGATTGGACACTTCTGCTAGCGATCCTAGCAATCGTGTTGATCGTTCATCGTTGGTTAACCGGTAACCATGACTACTTTCACCACAAACCGATTCCTTCGATGGCGGTCCGACCTATCATGGGCAGCACTGGCCCGCTTCTGCTCAAGAAGTGTACCTTTCCGGAGTTTGTCCAGGACGGGTACCGAAAGTTCGCTGCCGCTCGGTAAATCTTTGAATTAGATCTTCATCCTTGAACATGTCAGCAAAAAATTCTTGTCATTCTTAGGGTTTTCGGGCTGTTCGACACCAACATCCCGATGTACGTGATCTGCGATCCGGACCTGATCAAGCGAATCGCCGTTACGGACTTCGATCACTTCATGGATCACCGGCCGATCTTCGGAGCGAGCAACTCGGACCATCCGAATCTGCTGTTCGAGAAAACGCTGTTCGCCCTGACCGGCCAGAAGTGGAAGAACATGCGATCGACGTTGAGTCCGGCCTTTACCGGATCGAAGATGCGACAGATGTTCAAGTTCGTGGTCCAGTGTAGTGAGAGTATGATTCGGTTCTACCAGGGGCAGCCCCGTGGACAGTCGTACGAAATGAAGGACGTGTTTTCAAGGTTCGCCAACGATGTGATCGCGACGTGTGCCTTCGGAATCGAGGTGGACTCGCTGCGGAAGAAGGACAACGAGTTCTACGTGCACGGAAGCAAAATGCTGCAGCTGACTAGGCTGAGCGTAGTAGCGCGGATACTCGGGTATCGGTTCGCGCCTACTTTGATGGGCCGGCTGGGGCTGGATATCAACGATCAAGCGCAGAATCAGTACTTTTCGTCGTTGGTCAAGGAAACGGTTAAGACCCGGAATGTGGAAGGGATCTTGCGTCCGGATATGGTGCACCTGTTGATGCAGGCCAAACAGGGTACGCTCAACCATCAGGTGGAGACCGAGCAGAACAAGGGCTTCGCAACTGTTGAAGAATCAACTTTCACGAAGACGCAATCACCCAACTCGATGACTGAAGTCGAGATGATCGCTCAGTGTTTGATGTTCTTCTTGGCAGGTTTCGACACGGTGTCAACCTGTCTAACCTTCACGGCTTACGAGTTGGCGTTGAATCCTACGATTCAGAACAAGCTTTACGAAGAAATCAGAAAGACCCACACCACGCTCCACGGAAAGTCCCTGGATTACGAAACGCTTCAGAAGATGACTTACATGGACATGGTTATCTCGGAGGTCCTGAGGAAGTGGCCTGCAATAGCCGCACTAGACAGGCTATGTGTAAAAGACTACGAACTGGACGCGGGCAACGGGCTGAAGTTCACCATCGATCGAGGCAGTGGCATGTGGATTCCGGTGCATGCGATGCACCACGATCCCAAGTACTATCCGAATCCGGAGCGCTTCCAGCCGGAACGGTTCAGCGAGGAGAACAAGGCCGGGATAAATTTAGGCGCTTATCTACCGTTTGGAGTTGGTCCTCGGAACTGTATTGGTTCGCGGTTTGCTCTGATGGAGGTCAAGGCGATTGTGTATCATAtgcttttgagttttagcttcgAGAAGACTGCAAAGACGCTGGTCCCGGTGGAAATTGTAAAAGGGTTTGCACCCCTTAAACCTAAAGATGGCGTTTTCTTGGAGTTTAGATCGAGGGAGGTTGCTTGATGTAGATTAGTGTTTAAGACACTGTGATTAACTTACCTGAGTTAGTTGTGATGTCTCGTATGAAATCGTCGGATGGTTCTGAAACGAAAGAGATGAATAAATATTATTAGAGTGTTTGCGGTTATGCTTGTTCATTTAAGAGACTTGCTGCTTTTGATCTAATCTACATTGATAAAgccatttatttcacaaaatacaTATTGAGCTATCGTGCAGATAAAAATAATATGCCATGGATCCCCCTGCCAGTAACATCGGATTTTTtggttgtattttttttctgaatctaCATTTCCACTTAAACCTCTGTCGCCGCCACTTCTACTCAGCTCTGTTAAAATGGTATCCAGTTAAAAATTGTCGTACAAGATAGCATTGAAGTGCGAATCATTGATATCATGAACATTTTGGAGTTACAGACATGCTCTCTTGTAGAGATTTCTACTCAATATTCATGCActgctttcttctgggattccttccagaatttctcatgaAACTTCTCCTGGTATTCCACTCACGAGATTCGTTCAACTTGGAAGAAAAGAAAATAAATCCTCCTCGAATGCATCTCGGTATTCCCGAAAGGATTCCTCTCatgtttccttcaaagatttcagggattcctcccaaatgAGGTATTCCTCTcgggtttctttcaggattttctctacggattgttttagggattccttcaataattcctccactcCGAGATACCTTTgttgatttctccaggtatttcttccgcAATTTGTTCCTAATTTTCTCCTAGGTTTTCTTCCAAGTTCTTCTTCGGATTTTTCCCAGGATCCTTTCATtgctttcttcaggatttccgtcTCAAAGTTTttagagaattccttctgggatttcttcagagattctcccagaactaactcatggaaatttctcccggaaatccttcagtgattctttctggGGTTCTTTAGGTGCTCATTATTGGATCATCTCTGGATTTTAGGAATATTGCATAATTTTACCTGatttttctcccaggattctttctggaattcctcctgagattttcaggattcctacatggatttcagcatgaaatttcttctaggattcctctcggTATTTCTTCAGGGGAGAAGGAATCCTTTCTTCCGgtagatttttcagggattcctctcgtgtattcatccgggattttttttctgagattgagGATTACTTGcttaaaaatactccaagaaatcccaaggaagaaaagtgaaaattttccaaattttctatgGACAAAtgtcacacttaaaataaagtaccgtattcagctgttcaatTTTCGGTAAAATTTCAAATTACCGAATGTCCAGCAAAACTTTACCGAAGTTCGGCGAAAAAATAAAATCTACCGAATCaccggtaatgtttaccgaacgttctgTAGAAATTAACCGAAtatcggtaaaactgtgctgaacttcggtaatatttttaccgaaaatagaacagccgaacaagcaaCTCTAAAATTAGTGTGTAAGAGGGATAGGTGAAAGGGGTCTAAAGTAATCAAAATTCGATCTTCGTAGTTTCTATGGCCCCTAAAGTGGTTGGTACCGTGTAAAGGAAGTTTCGACTACTAGAAACAAATACAGTCGTGTATAACTAAAAAACGAAAAATCCCTGAATTAATCCCGccagaaatccctgtaaaaaattAGAGTAATCTCTGAGTGTATCTCAAAAGGAGTCCCTTTGAATTTCCTAaatgaatcccttgaagaatccaGGGTGGGAGAGATTTCTGATataattctagaaaaatctccaaagaaatcccaggagaaatctctgaaggaatcgttgaagcaattttcggaggaatgccAACCGGAATTATTGTAGCAATCTcggaggatccctggagaaatcctcgaaatccTCTCTAAAAGTATCACGGAATGAGTATATGAAAAAATGCCTggtaaaatccctgaaagaatcctttaatTTTTCATTGACCCTCTACTTACTTACCATGATTGCTCTAGACCTAGAGCACCGTCGATTTtcgacaaacggaattagatgggTAAGATGCAACGATTATATTTAGAATATGATTgcaacctcataaggttaacccaactactaactacttgctCAAATATTGACTCAACTATTGATAAACACTCATAAACCTATTAAAATGAAACTTGATTTCTTTTATTAATTACGAACAATTTAGGAAATTTGAAATAACTTCTGTTCAAGCACTTTTGTCAGAAACGCTTTTTTGGCGTGGAAATAGTTTTGTTCAAAgtcttcccgtaacgtgggtagatcaccttgaaatggtgcgttacggcgtaagatctgccACATTAAGTTTTGATCTTGCAATTTTCCTAACAAATCTAGTCAGACTCCTGTagaaacattccaggatcaagatttgatgtagtttttttttcggtgtcCGGTTATTTGGCCAAACGCCGTtaggtcgaatgccgtttggccgaatgccatctagacgaatgggtcgtttggccgaattatgatcaaaagcattcagaggaagtttttggcattatAACTGTCAATATGATTATCGGGAAAATTTCCTTTATTCAATCAcatgctattctttctagttttaccattcagagattagttggcgttgaaactgccaacatttcatcaaagatttttccgtGTATATTTCCTTCCTTAAATCAAAGGCTATTCTCTCGATGTGATGCGGAGAACGGCAGTAACAGCATTTAAGTTCATCATTAATATTTcggccaaacggtattcggccaagcggctttcggccaaacggcgttcggccaaatgacgttcggccaaatgacccagaaCCGTTTTTCTTGTGTTTCTGTTTGTGTGTTTGGTGTTTACTGATGGTGAACATTTTGTTGCGGGAGAATTCAGTTACGTTTATCGCAGGAATTATCGTAAGATAGAGATgagccagcctcgggctgaaaatttctttaaaaaagacatctatctatctatctactaTCGTAAGgtagaatctatgacaaaaggtcgaaagacatatggtcgaaggacaaaaagtcGAGGGACAAAAGGCtgtatggacaaaaggtcgaatgagacaaaaggtcggatgggacaaaaggtcaaataggacaaaaggtcgaatggacaaaaggacgAATAGGACAAAAGGTTAAATAGACAAAAAAATGAAACACATGGAAAAGTGATCAGTTTTTgacaaaaaaacaatttaaatttcGATAGAAATAATAGAACTAGTGATTCCAAAATTTAtcaacattttaaaaaaataaacatatCTGAAAGATGTGTcttctaaaacttgcaatagcttatatgcagcaatttattaccgcattgcaattcgaaatagatgcccataaatgattGAAAGTAATGTAACTTTAAATGTGGGCAACAAAATTCTTTGAAAGAACACACTTTGGATAGAAGAAAGATGCATCATagattgaaatattgtcatttgaaactccaatcattacagcgatttagGCCAAAAAGAGCCTATGAATTAAAGAAGAACGAATCTCTGGGTATATGAGCGAATAAAACGAATAGTAGGAAtttcaatccaagaggggatgatcactaaacacaagtagtcaatgaatatctctgcagcataggttcccaaactttttaggtgtgcgacccccttttgccagttgACGTGCTctcggcgacccaccatagaaattccctcatttgctgtctgttacagtaaattattcaactgaccctcgcgaccccctggatgaaggccggcgacctccttggggggtcgcgacccacagtttgggaaaccatgctctgcAGTATAGTGAGGAAGAAgatttttgtccttcgaccatttgtcctttgaCCTTCTGTCCTAAGGTCAGGTATGTAACCGTTGCAAGAGTATTACAAATAGCTTATTCAATGAAAGATCTTTTTCTATTACATATTTTCGGCCACCCAGTCCTGCAGCAATCgttcttccatttttttcctttttaattctgccaaagaaattctaaaattttctGTCAGAAACAGCAAGTATAGAACTCAAgaatttatttatctatttaacTACATCTTCAGCcgaagctgtacagactgaataacaatcatatatatctatctatcttaTGCTAGTTTTAAACTTTGGTCTACTTATTCCAAAATCAAACGTCTCAGCACTATTTAACAAACTAAAAAATTTCTCTAAAGGGTTATGTTGACCAAACAGTGTTCGATGTCCTGAGATCCAAAATGACAAACGTTGACGGGTACGGCGTGCAGGAACGAGAAAATTTGCTTGTTCCAGTAGTTTTGGGCAATCGATCCGGCTCGTTACAAAATTAGATAAATTTCCCAGGAACCCTTTTGAGTCATTATTCAATGTTTCCTCTAGGAATGTAAATATTACTACGTGTGAAGAATTGGCGTAAGATACAACTCATGAATAAAAACACatataaaaatatttttagaaatcagtacaCTAAATTCAACAACTTTTCACCAAGAACTTTTGCATGACGTAAATATCTCAAGGTTATGTTATTAgggttttctctaaaaattcaatCAGTAATATCTTTACAAGTTCTGGTAAAAACTCCGATCGGGTAAATATGATTCAATAACTTAATCATGATGACTTAGCCCATGATAACTTATTTCGGAAGAGGACGAGTACTTCATTTAAAAGTTGTCAATCATCATTTGATGGTTCCAACTGTCTTTAAACAATCAAGTGTCTTTTAGATATGTTGTTGTAATTCTGATTGAAAAGATGGTTTCTTGTTTTTACTTATATTTCTGTTGTCCATGCAATCTTATAGTCGCCAAGACTAAGCTCCCCAGCTACGTAAATGTCTGAATATTCGGTATTTAAATTAGAATGAATATGGAGGTACAGTACTCATAACAGCAGtgcttaaaaattgaaaaaaaaaatgccaaacttttttttatggtaGATGTGAACATCGGTGTATTGAATGTTTttattagttgaaaaaaaaaagatttttttatatttttttattgattattggaaaattttgatttctgcCGGTATTCCGGGACATCTCGGGATTTGAAAAATTAAAATCCCGAATCTCGAATATGGTTTTCAGTCCAGTAAACAAGACCCTCTATTTTCTACTATTTATCACAACGAATGTTAAGGATTCAGGTATAGAAACTATGatgaagaaaaaaaatttaagtgaaaaacaggTTTCAGCAAGTATGCTtatgaatcccactcccgacaaactcacaaaaaggtGAGTTTTTTCTTCGAAAGGAAAATACAGCTTGGGTAGATCAAGAAAATTCTTAAAAGTATAATTTTTAACTATTTTCGGAACCAAAGAACAAGAATATTAAGCAGGCACTTCCAGAAATTACGAGAAGACTTGATTAAAATCTTAGACATTTGCTAAAAAGTGAAGAGCTCAAATAAAAaaagttaaccctttataaggccgagaaaactagaagagtaatcaacgcatactattatggaaataatTATactcatgattacatgtacaaaacaatttttgtttgaaagaaactctcaacaatctaggtggcaatatagttgccactgcccgtttaccccaaaaacgagtttttgaggtggcaatatagttgccactgcccgtttaggtcaccagcgctggtggcaatattcttgccactgcccgtttagggtacttttcttcttttgacttcgatcTCCGGAAAAGAGAtcttagagtggattagggcttaacccataatttaaactgtgtagttcagctcatatcaacccataatttgattatttcttaaaatatttaccaaatccatagttttacaataagtttgagctaattttcttcacgcggtcaaatttagccatttttaagACTACAAAAGGCTCCCAAATTATTgtttaagctttgtttagtaccaaaaaaataccaggcgttgttagtaatcctaattttgcgtaaaccaaaaaaagaagttcgaaataaattgttataaaacagaaaaaaataaaaacagcaggtggcaatatagttgccactgccttataaagggttaacaagtaaatcaaaaagtttgaaaacatgTGTGTTGAGATGGTTCAACCTTCTCAAGCCGGCCACTGGGTTTCAAAGCAGATCGAAAGACGTTTTATTTGATGATCAGCTTGAACTAGAAAATTCTTTATTATAAAACATATCTGAATTGATTATTTTATCCTACTTACAATTATCAGTGCCGTTATACACTTTGATTTTGGTTTCAAACCGTTTAATAACCGAAAATAACTTCTAACTTTATTCACCTTTGCCAATCCTTATTATTTTGACTTTACTCTCTATCTTCTTCCTATTCAGTCAACGATTTCACTCAACTAGGGTGACCAGTATTCACTGGCGCGTCAACACTCCCCCCCAGTAATACTTCATGTTCAATTAAGTGTTACTACCAATCCTTTCTAGCGCATTCTGGTTACCCTATCAGAACCTATCTTGATGCAATAAAGGATGATGTATAAGTTTGCACCTATTTTTCCCACATTCATTTGCATTCCTGCAAACTCTAGTCGTGTGGCGACCGAGGCAACATCTACACAATCTCAACTCTCCCAGTAGTCTCCAACGATGGCTCACGTCATACGATTTgaactcaggccaaacatttcaataggtcctatctgcatttgagaggctctctttgttcaccttCTCTttgaattattgcaatgtaatggtacacttttccactatttttgcagtacaaatcaaaagacgattgttttgaccatcgttcaatgcaaggagacaatcataatacaaataaacagctgagatattaacgaaagagagggaaaccaaagagagcctctcttctgcagattggacctttagacatgtttggcctgaactgtTCGCAATCCTCTACGTGATGATTATGTCTTTTACATATCAAACAGCTTCTGGTATGGTCGGAAGTTGTCGAACATAGGCCGATTTCATCCTCAGAATCATCTACTGGAAATGTAGATGCTTGTTTCCCTATTCCAGTGGTGGTGAGCTCACAGGCGGCCTCAACCCGCTCATTCATGAACTCGTGCAAAGTTCGAAGTGAGGACGGAGTATGCTCTCGTTTATACCGCGCCCATTCCAGTTTCATTTCCCCTGGTAATTTCGACTCAAGTTCTGCCAACAAAGTTGGATTCCGCAAGTGCACCTCCTGATCCA contains:
- the LOC109426424 gene encoding cytochrome P450 9e2-like, producing MDPDWTLLLAILAIVLIVHRWLTGNHDYFHHKPIPSMAVRPIMGSTGPLLLKKCTFPEFVQDGYRKFAAARVFGLFDTNIPMYVICDPDLIKRIAVTDFDHFMDHRPIFGASNSDHPNLLFEKTLFALTGQKWKNMRSTLSPAFTGSKMRQMFKFVVQCSESMIRFYQGQPRGQSYEMKDVFSRFANDVIATCAFGIEVDSLRKKDNEFYVHGSKMLQLTRLSVVARILGYRFAPTLMGRLGLDINDQAQNQYFSSLVKETVKTRNVEGILRPDMVHLLMQAKQGTLNHQVETEQNKGFATVEESTFTKTQSPNSMTEVEMIAQCLMFFLAGFDTVSTCLTFTAYELALNPTIQNKLYEEIRKTHTTLHGKSLDYETLQKMTYMDMVISEVLRKWPAIAALDRLCVKDYELDAGNGLKFTIDRGSGMWIPVHAMHHDPKYYPNPERFQPERFSEENKAGINLGAYLPFGVGPRNCIGSRFALMEVKAIVYHMLLSFSFEKTAKTLVPVEIVKGFAPLKPKDGVFLEFRSREVA